A part of Aegilops tauschii subsp. strangulata cultivar AL8/78 chromosome 2, Aet v6.0, whole genome shotgun sequence genomic DNA contains:
- the LOC109737360 gene encoding uncharacterized protein, with translation MAHCDGLVLLPSGSTVHVVNPATRRTLTLPPTRTTPPDVGPVVNRFAPGAQAFGLGQDPRFNAYKVARFYTYLDVRAPATHYYTAKMGVFTIGTDLCWRDTAAAPPHHQVMPHRTATFFRGSLLWTVVQGGLHETPLAPSFVRFRLEDESFSIVPAPPCTPRFNYKSSRLSELHGELCVCARAASDFGVLEMWTMCGDLDDGSHPPHWDLRRVIRGPFSFRSCMPMTATPDVVMFHFATYYLYNYDLQSPINNDLIEMKRLRKL, from the exons ATGGCGCACTGCGATGGGCTGGTGCTGCTGCCTAGCGGCAGCACGGTGCACGTGGTTAACCCGGCCACTCGGCGCACCCTGACGCTTCCCCCGACCCGGACGACCCCTCCCGACGTCGGGCCCGTCGTCAACCGCTTCGCCCCAGGTGCTCAGGCGTTCGGTCTTGGCCAGGACCCTCGCTTCAACGCTTACAAGGTTGCCCGCTTCTACACTTATCTGGACGTGCGCGCCCCGGCTACCCACTACTATACTGCCAAGATGGGGGTGTTCACCATAGGGACGGACCTTTGTTGGCGTGACACCGCGGCCGCACCGCCGCATCACCAGGTCATGCCACATCGAACGGCGACCTTCTTCAGGGGCTCCTTGTTGTGGACCGTCGTGCAGGGGGGTCTCCACGAGACACCACTCGCTCCAAGCTTTGTCCGCTTCAGGTTAGAGGACGAGTCTTTCAGCATTGTACCGGCGCCTCCTTGCACCCCGAGGTTTAACTACAAGTCGTCCAGATTAAGCGAGCTCCACGGGGAGCTGTGTGTATGCGCGCGGGCAGCGTCCGATTTCGGTGTTCTTGAGATGTGGACGATGTGCGGTGATCTCGACGATGGTTCCCATCCGCCACACTGGGATCTGCGTCGTGTCATCAGGGGGCCCTTTTCGTTTCGATCTTGTATGCCCATGACCGCGACCCCTGATGTCGTGATGTTCCATTTTGCAACATACTACCTCTACAACTACGATCTCCAAAGTCCGATCAATAATGATCTGATTGAGATGAAGCGCTTGAG AAAATTATAG